The Pseudomonas fragi DNA window AGTCACTCGGCTCGATCAGGCCCAGCCATTCTGGCTGGTACACGCCGGTCTTGGCGAATTCCGGCACGCGGTCCGAGATCACCAGTTTTGGCATCGGGTACGGCTCGCGGGTCAGCTGTTCGTTGAGCATGTCCAGGTGGTTTTCATACACATGGGCATCGCCAATAAAGTAGGTGAACCAGCGCGGCGTGTAGCCGGTCAGGCGGCCGATCAGGCTCAGCAGCGCTGCGCCTTCGGTCAGGTTGAACGGCGTACCCAGGCCCAGGTCATTGGAGCGGATGTAGAGGGTCAGGGAAATTTCCTTGGTCTCGACATTCGGGTGGAACTGGTACAGCAAGTGGCACGGCGGCAGGGCCATTTCGTCGAGCTGGGCGCAGTTCCAGCCGTGGAACAGGATGCGGCGGCTGCCCGGGTCATTGATGATGGTGTCGACGCACTGGCGCACCTGGTCGATGGCCTTGTACAGCACCACATAGGCCTGGCCGTCTTCTTCGCCTTCGGCAATCTGGCGGTAACCCTGGCTCAGGCACAGTTCGATGGCGGCCGTGTTGCTGCGCTCGACTTGCTTGTAGGCTGGCCATTTGCGCCATTGCACGCCGTAGATTTCGCCCAGGTCGTCTTCGCCCTGACGGAACGGGTTGGCCAGCCACTGGGCGTTTTCGTTGGCATTCTGGTCCCACACCTTGCAACCCAGTGCACGGAAGTCCGCGGCACTGTTGACCGGGCGCAAGAAGCCGCACATCTCGCCAATGGCCGATTTGAACGCCATGCGCCGGGTGGTGATGGCCGGGAAGCCTTCCTTGAGGTCATAACGCAACATGGCGCCGGGCAGGCTGATGGTCTTCACGCCGGTGCGGTTGGCTTGCAGGGTGCCGTTTTTGATGACGTTGGCAA harbors:
- a CDS encoding thymidylate synthase, with protein sequence MKQYLDLVANVIKNGTLQANRTGVKTISLPGAMLRYDLKEGFPAITTRRMAFKSAIGEMCGFLRPVNSAADFRALGCKVWDQNANENAQWLANPFRQGEDDLGEIYGVQWRKWPAYKQVERSNTAAIELCLSQGYRQIAEGEEDGQAYVVLYKAIDQVRQCVDTIINDPGSRRILFHGWNCAQLDEMALPPCHLLYQFHPNVETKEISLTLYIRSNDLGLGTPFNLTEGAALLSLIGRLTGYTPRWFTYFIGDAHVYENHLDMLNEQLTREPYPMPKLVISDRVPEFAKTGVYQPEWLGLIEPSDFSLEGYQHHAPMTAPMAV